Below is a window of Staphylococcus succinus DNA.
ATTTGGGCAATGTTTGAATTCTTAATCATAGCGTCTATTGTTTTTTGACATAATAATAATCCAATGCCAGTAAATTCTAATCTTCTAAAATAAACACCTGAAATACTAAATATAATTCCTACAAAAAATACAAATTGATGGGCATATATGGTTACTGCTACGATACCTAAATTCAAATCAAATGCATGAACAATAACGAGCACAAATGCAGCACCTGCCACAATCAAACCAATAATCCTCTCAAATTTGTTACTATACAAATAGTTTTTCCAATCTATTCGCAAGTAAATAAATATTGAAATTGGTAAAATCACCAAACAATAGAATATTGATAAACCTGAAGCAGCTTGAAATGATACATAATGCTTATCATATAAATAGGACAATAATATAAAATTCACAATAAAAAATACAATAGGATTCAGCTGTAATGTATATAAATTGCGTTGTATGGTCAAAATAATTTCTGCTGGTGATTTACTTCTATACTCAATATAATCCTTGTCTTGAGCTTCCGATTTATGAAAATCTTTTTTCAATTTTTCCTTAATATCGTCTATTAAATTCGGTGAAAGACCTTTATGAGTGAAGTAATCATTAATATTTTCTACTAATACTTTGTCATTAACTCTCATGGTAGGCTCCTTAAAAATATTATTAAAAATTTATCCAGTAAATAATAATATTTAACTTTTTATTGATAAATGTTGTATTTGTTTACTGCAATTTAATTTATAATCTCATACTTTTTCATAATTTGAAAATAAAATAACCGACAAGTATTAAATTCACACTTGCCGGTTATGTTATTCATTTTATGTGTTGCTAGTGATGTTTATTTACTAATATCTATGCGATATAGTTTAATATCTTTATCACTTGGTGATGCTGAACTAAATTGATATGACACATCGTCATCTTGGATATAACCAAAATTACCTGTCACATTATTATAATGTTCACGTGTAATAGCATTATGGCTTACATGCTCAGTTACTTCTTTGTAAGATGGACCATCTGTATCATTATAGCTCATAGAAACACGTGTAATCTTACCTTCATTCTTCTTACCGTTTGTAGTTACGACTAGCACGCCATCATCTTGTTTAAACTCATAGTAATGCTCTTTACCATCAGGTCTATGTGAATAAATAGGTTTACTATTATTTTTCAATACACTTTGAATGGATGATCCTAATTTAGCACCTTCTAAAGTTGTGTCACCTTGTTGTAGTTGATCAACACTTTGGATAGAGTTACCTGAAGCTGCTGAAGCACTTCCTGCATTAACTCCAGAAAATGCCAAACCTGTGACTAAAACTGCTGCGACTAATTTTTTCATAGCACTCTCTCCTTCTATTAATTATGCGTTATTTTTCCTTATTCATATTGTACTATAAATATTACTTAATTAACAGTGAGGTTACAGAAATATTACAAAACTTTCGTCACTGTAATAAGAAAGCAACTTAAAGTGGTATATTTACCATTATTGTTTTAACTGCTATTCATATTACCTTATTCAATTAATTTGTTACCGTTGTTTCGTGTTCATTAATAAAATTTTTACTAAGTTCAATAAATCTAGATTTTTCTTCTACAAACGGATAAAGACCTGATTCTTTAAAAACTTCAAACTTAACATCACCAATATAATCACCAAATTCTTTAGCTTCAACAACACTAGTACGTTCTCCATGTTGGCCAACAATAATTAATGTAGGTGAATTCACTTTCCCTAGATAATAAGAAATATTATTATTATTAAATGATTGTTTTACAGCCGACAATTCATTTTTAGTCGCGATGCCATTTGTGTTGTCTAACTGTTTCAAAAATTTCTTAACCTTTCGTTTTGAATAATATAAATGTTTATCAAGAAATTTTTGTTGCTTTTCTTCATCCCAATTCCTTATTTTGTTGGCATATTTACGATATAATCTTTCAGCTGGATTCATGTCGTTTAACATTGTTGGATTAACTAATGTTAAGGATGTAGCAAGTGTTGGAAATTCAGCTGCAATTGAAACAGCTATAGAAGCGCCCATCTCATGACCTATAAATGCACATTGTTCAATATACAAATAATCTAATAAAGCTTTTACATCTTCTGCATATGTTTTAAAATGTAGGTTATTCGGCTTATCAGAATAACCGTGCCCTCTTAAATCAATTAATACAACCTGATGATTCGTATTCAATTTCTTTTCAATCTCATTAAAAACAGTTAAATTATCAAACGCAGTGTGAATCATAACAATAGCATTGCCTTCACCACTCGTTCTATAGTTTAATGTTATGCCATCATTTGTGGTAAATAATTCCATACTGTCAGCTTCCTTTCTTCGCAATTGGTAATATCGATAATAGTTCTTCCATCGTTGTAATAGTAAAATCCACCTCTTCTGGTAAAGGTTCTACCTCTACATCATCATCTTCTTTAAACCATACACTAATCATGCCCATTGCTCTTGCTGGGGCTACATCATTGAGCGCGTCATCGCCAACATACATCGTTTCTTCGGGCTTGGTACCCAATTGAGATAACATATCCTCAAAAACCTTTGGATGCGGTTTACGAAACCCGACTGTTTCAGAAGTAGTAAGATAGTTAATAGCATCTTCAACCCCTAAAGCATGTAAGCGATATTGCTTGATTTTTGATTTACCATTAGCAATAACCCCAGTCAAATATCCATATTTCGATAACTTTTCAAGTGTATATAAAGTATCATAATAAGGAAATACATAACGATAAAAATGCATTTCAAAATCATTGAATAAGTCCTTCCATGTTAATCGATCAACATGGAAATCTTTTATGATTGCTTTATATAATTCTGGTTTATCATGATCCTCATCATCATCTAATTCTATAAATTTTTTCCTGAAATCTGCAAGTTGAATACGCACTAAATAATCATGAAACCTTTCATATTGTTCTTCTATAAATTTATCTCTAGATTTTTTGCGGTCTAATAATGTACCTTCTAAATCGAATACAACTGCTTTTACTTGAGTTAAGTCCATATTCATAACCTCTTTATTTCAAACATTTATTTTCTTTTTTTATAAGTACTACAATTTATATTCCATGATGGCTTTTTAAATAAGTTTTGTTATTCATACATACGGGGTTGTGAAATCATTATATAAAACAAAACAGGAATACCTAATAAAGCCAGTATAATACTTGCTGGCACTTGGAATGGATCCAAGATAATACTTCCTAACCAATCTGAAAGCACCATAATTGTACCACCAATTATCATATTAAGTATCATTTGTTGTCCCAAATCATAATTTTGGCTGTGCCTTTTTACAAGTTGTGGTATGACCATACCTACGAAGCCAATAACACCTACATATGCGACGATAACAGCAGTTAAGATAGATGAAATAAGCAAGACTCCATAAGTTACACTTTGGACATTTAATCCTAAAGATTGAGCACGTAAATTTCCAAGTTGTAATAATTTTATTTTTGAAACCATACATAATAAAATCAATCCACCTGTAACTAACACAACGCCGATATAAATAACTTCATTATATTCTGCAGAAGAGAAACCACCGAACATATAACTCACAATATTATTCAATTTATTTTGATTAAATATTATTAATACATATAATAATGCATTGAATAATGCGCCTATCATTATCCCTGATAATATTAATGTACGTACTGGGTATCCTCTCGACATTGCTGTAGTTAAAGCAATAACTAAAATAAGCGTAGTAATACTGAATATAACAGAAAACAGCGGTAACCAAAAAAATGATAAACCAAGCACTACTGCTAAACCTGAACCAAATGTAGAACCACTTGCTAATCCTAAAGTAAAACTATCAGCCAATGGATTATTTAACAATGTCTGAAACATATGTCCAGCAAGCGTTAAACCTACACCAGCTAATAACGCTTCTAATGCTCTTGGAATTCTGACCTGAAAGAGAATGGTTTTTGATAATAAACCATTTAAGTCACCAATCCCCCATAATAAACTTAATAATATACTTATAATAAGTACACTTGTCCAAATGATTAATGTCTTATAGTACCTCATTTTTTTGCCACGC
It encodes the following:
- a CDS encoding SA0570 family protein, producing the protein MKKLVAAVLVTGLAFSGVNAGSASAASGNSIQSVDQLQQGDTTLEGAKLGSSIQSVLKNNSKPIYSHRPDGKEHYYEFKQDDGVLVVTTNGKKNEGKITRVSMSYNDTDGPSYKEVTEHVSHNAITREHYNNVTGNFGYIQDDDVSYQFSSASPSDKDIKLYRIDISK
- a CDS encoding alpha/beta fold hydrolase, yielding MELFTTNDGITLNYRTSGEGNAIVMIHTAFDNLTVFNEIEKKLNTNHQVVLIDLRGHGYSDKPNNLHFKTYAEDVKALLDYLYIEQCAFIGHEMGASIAVSIAAEFPTLATSLTLVNPTMLNDMNPAERLYRKYANKIRNWDEEKQQKFLDKHLYYSKRKVKKFLKQLDNTNGIATKNELSAVKQSFNNNNISYYLGKVNSPTLIIVGQHGERTSVVEAKEFGDYIGDVKFEVFKESGLYPFVEEKSRFIELSKNFINEHETTVTN
- a CDS encoding HAD family hydrolase; this translates as MDLTQVKAVVFDLEGTLLDRKKSRDKFIEEQYERFHDYLVRIQLADFRKKFIELDDDEDHDKPELYKAIIKDFHVDRLTWKDLFNDFEMHFYRYVFPYYDTLYTLEKLSKYGYLTGVIANGKSKIKQYRLHALGVEDAINYLTTSETVGFRKPHPKVFEDMLSQLGTKPEETMYVGDDALNDVAPARAMGMISVWFKEDDDVEVEPLPEEVDFTITTMEELLSILPIAKKGS
- a CDS encoding FecCD family ABC transporter permease codes for the protein MRYYKTLIIWTSVLIISILLSLLWGIGDLNGLLSKTILFQVRIPRALEALLAGVGLTLAGHMFQTLLNNPLADSFTLGLASGSTFGSGLAVVLGLSFFWLPLFSVIFSITTLILVIALTTAMSRGYPVRTLILSGIMIGALFNALLYVLIIFNQNKLNNIVSYMFGGFSSAEYNEVIYIGVVLVTGGLILLCMVSKIKLLQLGNLRAQSLGLNVQSVTYGVLLISSILTAVIVAYVGVIGFVGMVIPQLVKRHSQNYDLGQQMILNMIIGGTIMVLSDWLGSIILDPFQVPASIILALLGIPVLFYIMISQPRMYE